The Planktothrix tepida PCC 9214 genome has a segment encoding these proteins:
- a CDS encoding methyltransferase domain-containing protein, with amino-acid sequence MNSALYQQIQQFYDSSSGLWEEIWGEHLHHGYYGPDGTLKKERRQAQIDLIEELLNWGLTSNPLTLSQILDVGCGIGGSSLYLADKFQAEVTGITLSPVQAQRATERALEAQLQAKTRFLVADALEMPFEANRFDLVWSLESAEHFPNKIKFLQESYRVLKPGGTLLMATWCHRPLDGNAGQLNDAERRHLAEIYRVYALPYVISLPEYEAIATQIGFNHLQTADWSVSVAPFWNTVINSAFDLRALMGLVLSGWTTIQAALALPLMSRGYETGLIRFGLLQGTK; translated from the coding sequence ATGAACTCAGCATTATATCAACAAATTCAGCAATTCTATGATTCTTCTTCTGGTTTATGGGAAGAGATTTGGGGAGAACATCTGCATCATGGATATTATGGGCCAGATGGAACCTTAAAGAAAGAGCGACGTCAAGCCCAGATTGATTTAATTGAAGAACTTTTAAACTGGGGATTGACCTCAAACCCTTTGACATTATCTCAAATTCTGGATGTGGGCTGTGGTATTGGGGGAAGTAGCTTATATTTAGCCGATAAATTTCAAGCTGAGGTCACAGGTATTACCCTGAGTCCCGTTCAAGCTCAACGCGCTACAGAACGCGCCCTAGAAGCTCAGTTACAGGCAAAAACGAGGTTTTTGGTAGCTGATGCCTTAGAAATGCCCTTTGAGGCGAATCGCTTTGATTTGGTGTGGTCTTTAGAAAGTGCTGAACATTTCCCGAATAAAATTAAGTTTTTGCAGGAATCCTATCGAGTGTTGAAACCCGGAGGAACGTTACTGATGGCGACTTGGTGTCATCGTCCCTTAGATGGAAATGCCGGACAACTTAACGATGCAGAACGTCGTCATTTAGCCGAAATTTATCGAGTTTATGCCTTACCTTATGTGATTTCTTTACCTGAATATGAAGCAATCGCCACTCAAATTGGGTTTAACCATCTCCAAACTGCCGACTGGTCTGTATCCGTTGCCCCTTTTTGGAATACTGTGATTAATTCAGCCTTCGATCTCCGTGCCCTGATGGGTTTGGTATTGAGTGGCTGGACAACCATTCAAGCGGCTCTGGCCTTACCTCTGATGAGCCGAGGCTATGAAACCGGATTAATTCGTTTTGGTTTATTACAAGGAACGAAATAG
- a CDS encoding TrkH family potassium uptake protein gives MTVPRTIGLGFLAVITVGTMLLMLPFSLSTGTWGDPLTALFTATSAVCVTGLSVVDVGKFYSFWGQFILMLLVQVGGLGYMTVTTFLLLVLGRKFRLKDKLALQQSLDASGIAGAVPLLKSIVATTAIFELTGFFLLLFVFVPNLGWNQGLWFALFHSLNAFNNAGFGLLADSFISYVHSPLLNFVITFLIIWGGMGYQVIQELYLWIRNRFSKNPLRRDFSVHFRVVTSTTVFLLILGTVLVFFTEYRNPGTLEPLNFPDQIMAAWFQSVTTRTAGFNTINNGALTVGGLFVSIILMFLGASPGGTGGGIKTTTIRILFNATRSALQGREEVICYKRQIPLPLILKAIGVLLGSFVVICISTILISLSQPEIDFDPILFEVVSAFATVGLSTGITASLTPLSKLVIISTMYMGRVGVLLLMSAILGDPKPTSIDYPEENLLVG, from the coding sequence ATGACCGTACCTCGAACAATTGGTTTAGGTTTCCTGGCGGTGATTACCGTTGGAACAATGTTGCTGATGTTGCCCTTTTCCTTGAGTACGGGAACTTGGGGTGATCCTCTAACGGCTTTATTTACGGCCACTTCTGCCGTTTGCGTGACGGGATTATCCGTTGTGGACGTCGGGAAATTTTACTCCTTTTGGGGTCAGTTTATTTTAATGTTGCTGGTTCAGGTGGGGGGATTAGGATACATGACTGTCACCACCTTTTTATTATTGGTATTAGGTCGGAAGTTTCGCCTCAAAGATAAATTAGCTTTACAACAATCTTTAGACGCTTCGGGAATAGCGGGGGCTGTTCCTTTATTAAAATCGATTGTAGCAACCACCGCTATTTTTGAATTAACCGGGTTTTTTCTGTTGTTATTTGTATTTGTTCCTAATTTGGGATGGAATCAAGGATTATGGTTCGCTCTGTTTCATAGTTTAAATGCTTTTAATAATGCCGGTTTTGGTTTATTAGCTGATAGTTTTATCAGCTATGTTCACTCGCCTTTATTAAATTTTGTGATTACCTTTCTGATTATTTGGGGAGGCATGGGTTATCAAGTAATTCAAGAACTTTATTTATGGATTCGGAATCGTTTTTCTAAAAATCCCCTGCGTCGGGATTTTTCCGTTCACTTTCGAGTTGTTACTTCCACAACAGTTTTTCTATTAATTTTAGGGACAGTTTTAGTATTCTTCACAGAATATCGTAATCCAGGAACCTTAGAACCCCTTAATTTTCCTGATCAAATCATGGCTGCTTGGTTTCAATCGGTCACGACTCGAACCGCCGGATTTAATACCATTAATAATGGAGCATTAACCGTTGGCGGGTTATTTGTATCGATTATTTTGATGTTTTTGGGGGCTAGTCCAGGGGGAACGGGAGGAGGGATTAAAACGACAACGATTCGGATTTTATTCAATGCGACTCGCTCGGCTTTACAAGGACGAGAAGAAGTGATTTGTTATAAACGCCAAATTCCATTACCTTTAATTTTAAAAGCTATTGGTGTTTTATTGGGTTCATTTGTCGTCATTTGTATTTCGACAATTCTCATCTCTTTAAGTCAACCGGAAATTGATTTTGATCCGATTTTGTTTGAAGTTGTTTCTGCCTTTGCAACGGTGGGATTATCAACGGGAATTACAGCGAGTTTAACCCCCTTGAGTAAACTGGTTATTATTAGTACAATGTATATGGGACGGGTTGGGGTATTGTTGTTAATGTCAGCAATTTTAGGAGATCCTAAACCAACCTCCATTGACTATCCTGAAGAAAACCTTTTAGTCGGATAA
- a CDS encoding potassium channel family protein, producing the protein MNLSSWNFLRNLRTEKKQFAVIGLGRFGSAVCSTLHKSGYEVLAVDKEEKRVTSALGDQIASHALLLDSTETSALREAGILEFDTVIVAVGSFLAESITTTLNLKEGGVPNVIAKASSETHVKLLNKVGADLVVFPEQEMGQQLARQLTRPRLIEQFELDAEHSIVEIIVPDEFDGKTIAELELRRRYGLNLLAIKNEGDKMDINPLSNRRLYKGTLIVVVGSNQDINRLAG; encoded by the coding sequence ATGAATCTCTCTTCTTGGAATTTTTTACGCAATCTCAGAACCGAAAAAAAACAATTTGCGGTGATTGGATTAGGTCGTTTTGGGAGTGCCGTTTGTTCAACATTGCACAAAAGCGGTTATGAAGTTCTGGCGGTTGATAAAGAAGAAAAACGAGTAACTTCGGCATTAGGGGATCAAATAGCCTCCCATGCGTTACTCTTAGATTCAACAGAAACCTCTGCACTTCGAGAAGCGGGAATTTTAGAATTTGATACGGTAATTGTGGCGGTGGGTAGTTTTTTGGCTGAAAGTATTACCACCACTTTAAACTTAAAAGAAGGGGGCGTTCCTAATGTGATTGCCAAAGCTTCATCAGAAACCCATGTTAAATTATTAAATAAAGTTGGGGCGGATTTGGTGGTCTTTCCCGAACAGGAAATGGGACAACAATTAGCTCGACAATTAACCCGTCCTCGTTTAATTGAACAATTTGAACTGGATGCGGAACATAGTATTGTAGAAATAATTGTTCCTGATGAATTTGATGGGAAAACCATTGCTGAATTAGAACTCCGTCGTCGCTATGGATTGAATCTTTTAGCAATCAAAAACGAAGGGGATAAAATGGATATTAATCCCCTTTCTAATCGACGACTTTACAAAGGAACGTTGATTGTTGTTGTCGGTTCTAATCAAGATATTAATCGTTTAGCGGGTTAG
- a CDS encoding ABC1 kinase family protein, translating into MNPQAGTSRRRYDPEEIARYYRRRPWLAIGRTILIIWHFAGFLLGLLWDQWQHRDVEHTPKRAAHLRHVLTDLGPTYIKVGQALSTRPDLIRKDFLEELTKLQDQLPPFNHEQAMAIIEAELDQDLDLIYNEISPEPIAAASLGQVYRARLRTGEEVAVKVQRPNLLPVLTLDLYLMRWAAGWLSPWLPLNLGHDLTLIVDEFGIKLFEEIDYINEGRNAERFATYFADDPHVKVPSIYWRYTTTCVLTLEWINGFKLTDTERIKAAGLDQDALIQIGVTSGLRQLLEFGFFHADPHPGNLFALPDGRMAFIDFGMMDQLEQITKETLVDSVVHLINKDYDQLAIDFVKLGFLSPETDIRPIIPALESVLGDVMGTSVKDFNFKTITDSFSELMYEYPFRVPAQFALIIRSLVTQEGIALSLNPDFKIVDVAYPYVARRLLNGETPALRRRLIEVLFKDGKFQWQRLENMIAIARSDRNFDLLPTAQLGLKYLLSDEGDFLRRQIILALTEDDRLHTTEVQRLWSLIQPDLQPSRLFDAAWGAISQFSTDQVAALKLS; encoded by the coding sequence GTGAATCCACAGGCAGGAACATCAAGACGACGCTATGACCCAGAGGAGATTGCCCGCTATTATCGTCGTCGTCCTTGGTTAGCAATTGGGCGAACAATCCTAATAATTTGGCACTTTGCCGGGTTCCTTCTGGGTTTATTGTGGGATCAATGGCAACATCGAGATGTTGAACATACCCCCAAACGAGCCGCCCACCTCCGCCACGTTCTCACCGATTTAGGCCCAACCTATATTAAGGTCGGTCAAGCTCTTTCCACTCGTCCTGATTTAATTCGCAAAGATTTTTTAGAGGAATTAACTAAACTTCAAGATCAATTGCCTCCCTTTAATCATGAGCAGGCAATGGCGATTATTGAAGCAGAATTAGACCAAGATTTAGATCTAATTTACAACGAAATTTCTCCTGAACCGATTGCTGCGGCGAGTTTAGGTCAAGTTTATCGCGCTCGACTGCGAACCGGAGAAGAAGTTGCCGTTAAGGTACAGCGCCCGAATTTATTACCCGTTTTGACCTTAGATTTATATTTAATGCGTTGGGCTGCGGGATGGCTTTCTCCTTGGTTGCCGTTAAATTTAGGTCATGATTTAACGTTAATTGTCGATGAATTTGGCATCAAATTATTTGAGGAAATTGACTATATCAATGAAGGGCGCAATGCTGAACGCTTCGCCACCTATTTTGCCGATGATCCTCATGTTAAAGTTCCCTCAATTTATTGGCGTTACACCACAACTTGTGTTTTAACTTTGGAGTGGATTAATGGTTTTAAATTGACGGATACTGAACGAATTAAAGCCGCCGGATTAGATCAAGATGCTTTAATTCAAATTGGAGTTACCAGTGGTTTAAGACAATTGTTAGAATTTGGCTTTTTCCACGCCGATCCTCACCCCGGTAATTTATTTGCTTTGCCCGATGGTCGCATGGCATTTATTGATTTTGGGATGATGGATCAGTTAGAACAAATCACGAAAGAAACCCTTGTGGATTCAGTGGTGCATTTGATTAATAAAGATTATGATCAACTGGCGATTGATTTCGTTAAATTAGGGTTTTTATCTCCCGAAACTGATATTAGACCGATTATTCCGGCGTTAGAATCGGTGTTAGGGGATGTAATGGGAACGAGCGTTAAAGATTTTAATTTTAAAACCATTACTGATAGTTTTTCGGAATTGATGTATGAATATCCCTTCCGAGTTCCGGCTCAATTTGCCTTAATTATTCGCTCTCTGGTGACACAGGAAGGTATTGCTTTGAGCTTAAATCCTGATTTTAAAATTGTGGATGTTGCTTATCCTTATGTTGCCCGTCGCTTATTAAATGGGGAAACTCCAGCTTTACGCCGTCGTTTAATTGAAGTTTTATTTAAGGATGGGAAATTCCAATGGCAACGGTTAGAAAATATGATTGCGATCGCCCGTTCAGATCGAAATTTTGATCTATTACCAACGGCACAATTAGGATTAAAATATTTACTGTCTGATGAGGGAGACTTCTTACGACGACAAATTATTTTGGCGTTAACAGAAGATGATCGCCTCCATACAACAGAAGTTCAACGGTTATGGAGTTTAATTCAACCTGATTTACAACCCAGTCGTTTGTTCGATGCGGCTTGGGGTGCAATCTCCCAATTTTCAACTGATCAAGTTGCTGCCCTTAAACTTTCTTAA
- a CDS encoding DegT/DnrJ/EryC1/StrS family aminotransferase produces MNTVPPLDLSQQYKLIQDEVSQAVQAVLASGRYIGGAIVEAFEQEFGQYIGVRETIACNSGTDALFLALRAFNIGPGDEVITTPFTFIATAEMISAVGATPVFVDIDPQTFNLDLEQIPKAITERTKAIIPVHLFGQPVNMTRLMAIAESYHLAVIEDCAQATGATWQGQKVGSIGHIGCFSFFPTKNLGACGDGGAVTTQDPTLAQSMRIIKEHGQASRYRSDTIGINSRLDALQAAILRIKLPYLDTWNQQRQAVAQRYHQFLYPLAEIITPQEIAGSQSVWNQYTIRVLSTSERLNSDLKPRDYLRNYLQEKGIGSMIYYPIPLHQQPVYQNLGYQPHQLPSVEAVCQEVLSLPLFPELSPDQQQQVIDALKEGLVQTTQQ; encoded by the coding sequence GTGAATACAGTCCCTCCCCTTGATTTAAGCCAACAGTACAAATTAATTCAGGATGAAGTCAGCCAAGCGGTGCAAGCGGTCTTGGCTTCGGGTCGTTATATTGGAGGTGCAATCGTCGAAGCCTTTGAGCAGGAGTTTGGGCAATATATTGGAGTCCGAGAAACCATTGCTTGCAACTCAGGAACCGATGCTTTATTTTTGGCTTTACGCGCTTTCAATATTGGGCCAGGGGATGAAGTCATTACCACGCCGTTTACCTTTATCGCCACAGCAGAAATGATTAGTGCGGTGGGGGCAACTCCTGTATTTGTTGATATTGATCCCCAAACCTTTAATCTCGATCTCGAACAAATCCCCAAGGCCATTACCGAAAGAACCAAGGCTATTATTCCGGTGCATTTATTTGGTCAACCTGTCAATATGACTCGGTTAATGGCAATTGCTGAATCCTATCATTTAGCGGTGATTGAAGACTGTGCCCAAGCAACGGGGGCAACTTGGCAGGGGCAAAAGGTCGGCAGTATTGGGCATATTGGCTGTTTTAGTTTCTTCCCGACTAAAAATTTAGGAGCTTGTGGAGATGGGGGGGCTGTAACGACCCAAGATCCAACTTTGGCTCAGTCCATGAGAATTATTAAAGAACACGGTCAAGCCAGCCGCTATCGTTCAGACACCATCGGGATTAATAGCCGTTTGGATGCCTTGCAAGCTGCTATTTTACGCATCAAACTGCCGTATCTCGACACTTGGAACCAACAACGGCAAGCCGTCGCCCAACGATATCACCAATTTCTCTATCCTCTTGCTGAAATCATCACTCCCCAGGAAATTGCTGGGAGCCAGAGTGTGTGGAACCAATACACCATAAGGGTTCTATCAACCTCTGAGCGATTAAATTCTGATCTCAAACCACGAGATTACCTGCGAAATTATCTCCAGGAAAAGGGAATTGGTTCTATGATTTACTATCCCATTCCCCTCCATCAGCAACCCGTTTATCAAAATTTAGGGTATCAACCCCATCAACTGCCTAGTGTTGAAGCCGTTTGTCAGGAAGTTTTATCTTTACCGTTGTTCCCGGAATTATCCCCAGACCAACAACAGCAAGTGATTGATGCCCTTAAAGAAGGATTAGTTCAAACGACCCAACAGTAG
- a CDS encoding RNA-guided endonuclease InsQ/TnpB family protein: MFQGYKFRIYPTLEQQIALAKSFGCARWYWNYALNLCQGTYKTTGKGLSRKAIQGLLPQLKKEYPWLKEAYSQCLQVVALNLSVAYKNFFEKRARLPQFKSKHGRQSISYPQNVKFEGDYLKLPGKIGLIYCRRHREIEATIKTVTISKNRDGKYYASILVDDGKETPNLSTNGKAIGIDLGLTHFAITSDGDKYSNPKHFVKHQQNLKRKQQKLSRKQKASNSRQKARLKVAKVHAKIARCREDFLHKLSRKIVNENVETCHGTSVLAVEDLGVKNMVKNHKLAKVISDCGWGMFGTMLKYKAEKEGKTYIEIDRFFPSSKTCSVCLNQVGSLPLDIRSWTCEHCQTTHDRDINAAINIKTEAKRILSLGTSDTASLRGCQPSEKTSVSSDAIPVDARSPHLLVEKFG; this comes from the coding sequence ATGTTTCAAGGGTATAAGTTCCGAATCTATCCAACACTTGAACAGCAGATTGCCTTAGCCAAAAGCTTTGGTTGTGCAAGATGGTATTGGAATTATGCTCTGAATTTGTGTCAAGGAACCTACAAAACAACAGGAAAAGGGTTATCAAGAAAAGCAATTCAAGGATTGTTACCTCAACTGAAGAAGGAATATCCTTGGTTGAAAGAGGCTTACTCCCAATGTTTACAAGTTGTCGCTCTTAACTTGTCTGTTGCTTACAAAAATTTCTTTGAAAAACGGGCTAGATTACCTCAATTCAAATCCAAACATGGTAGACAATCAATCAGTTATCCTCAAAACGTTAAATTTGAAGGGGATTACCTAAAATTACCGGGTAAGATTGGGTTGATTTATTGTCGTCGTCATCGAGAAATTGAGGCAACAATCAAAACTGTTACCATCTCAAAGAATCGTGATGGGAAATACTACGCATCCATCTTGGTCGATGATGGCAAGGAAACACCTAACTTGTCAACTAACGGGAAAGCAATTGGGATTGATTTAGGATTGACCCACTTTGCGATTACCAGTGATGGAGATAAATATAGTAATCCCAAGCATTTTGTCAAACATCAACAGAATTTAAAACGAAAACAACAAAAATTATCTCGTAAACAAAAAGCCAGTAACAGTAGACAAAAGGCACGATTAAAAGTCGCTAAAGTCCACGCTAAAATCGCTCGTTGCCGAGAAGATTTTCTACACAAGCTATCCCGCAAGATAGTCAACGAAAACGTAGAGACGTGCCATGGCACGTCTGTACTTGCTGTGGAAGATCTGGGAGTTAAAAATATGGTTAAAAACCATAAGTTAGCTAAAGTAATTAGTGATTGTGGTTGGGGAATGTTTGGCACAATGCTCAAATATAAAGCTGAAAAAGAAGGGAAAACCTATATCGAAATTGATCGGTTTTTCCCGTCTTCTAAGACTTGTAGCGTCTGTCTAAATCAAGTGGGTAGTTTACCACTGGATATTAGAAGCTGGACTTGCGAACATTGTCAAACAACTCATGACCGTGATATCAACGCTGCAATCAATATCAAAACTGAAGCCAAGCGGATTTTATCGTTGGGAACCAGCGATACTGCTAGTCTGAGGGGATGTCAGCCATCAGAAAAAACTTCTGTTTCTTCTGATGCTATCCCCGTTGATGCTAGAAGCCCACACTTACTCGTAGAGAAGTTTGGGTAG
- a CDS encoding antibiotic biosynthesis monooxygenase, which produces MSEFQDFLRRKVAYVAIGEFKPGKFKEAQTLFEKAVATYKQGFQGAYLLQEPGTDKGIAIIFWEDIGDMDVSDNQTEAYQSIMNEMATLFVKAPTTSFYEVSSAIRLEQLAEALLR; this is translated from the coding sequence ATGTCTGAATTTCAGGATTTTCTAAGACGAAAAGTTGCCTACGTTGCTATCGGTGAATTCAAACCGGGTAAATTTAAAGAAGCTCAAACATTATTTGAAAAAGCCGTAGCCACTTATAAACAAGGCTTTCAAGGGGCTTACTTACTTCAAGAGCCGGGAACCGATAAAGGAATTGCCATTATTTTTTGGGAAGATATTGGCGATATGGATGTCTCTGATAATCAAACAGAAGCCTATCAATCTATTATGAATGAAATGGCAACTTTATTTGTCAAAGCACCCACGACATCGTTTTATGAAGTGAGCAGTGCTATTCGTTTAGAGCAACTTGCAGAAGCGTTATTGCGATAA
- a CDS encoding class I SAM-dependent methyltransferase, producing MTDPLTKLTYQAFQQGKSYFSVAHSTLTHQLLNWINPISPERKTEPLSPEILLKIRQLLNEIIETDWKDAEKGVYPVSILFDNPWEDFFHYYPSILLELPERRKRANQKQHQDFSANIDIEGYPSYYVQNFHHQTDGYLSEMSANLYDLQVEILFYGGADAMRRRVLAPLKTGLNAFNDIPEKQIRVLDVACGTGRTLKNIRAMLPKASLFGVDLSPAYLRKANQLLSEIPQELPQLIQANAEELPFCDDFFHGVTSVFLFHELPANVRQKVIDECFRIIKPGGIFIICDSMQISDYPDLTPLMENFPKTLHEPYYNHYIRDDLVERLEKAGFQNITTQNHFASKYWIAHKSV from the coding sequence ATGACTGACCCACTCACCAAATTAACCTACCAAGCATTTCAGCAGGGAAAAAGCTATTTTAGCGTAGCTCATAGTACCCTAACCCATCAACTGCTGAACTGGATTAATCCCATTTCTCCTGAGCGGAAAACCGAACCCCTGAGTCCTGAAATTCTGTTAAAAATCCGACAGTTGTTGAATGAAATTATCGAAACAGACTGGAAAGATGCTGAAAAAGGGGTGTATCCCGTTTCTATTTTATTTGATAATCCCTGGGAGGATTTCTTTCATTACTATCCGAGCATTTTATTAGAGCTACCTGAACGCAGAAAACGGGCAAATCAAAAACAACATCAAGATTTTTCTGCTAATATTGATATAGAAGGATATCCGAGTTATTATGTGCAGAACTTCCATCATCAAACCGATGGATATTTGAGTGAGATGTCCGCAAATTTATACGATTTGCAGGTAGAAATTTTATTTTATGGGGGTGCAGATGCCATGCGTCGCCGGGTTCTTGCCCCTTTAAAAACAGGATTAAACGCATTTAATGATATTCCTGAAAAACAAATTCGAGTGTTAGATGTTGCCTGTGGAACAGGTCGAACCCTGAAAAATATTCGGGCGATGTTACCCAAAGCTTCCTTATTTGGTGTGGATTTATCTCCGGCTTATTTACGAAAAGCCAATCAACTTTTATCGGAAATTCCCCAAGAGTTACCCCAACTCATTCAAGCCAATGCTGAAGAGTTACCCTTTTGTGATGATTTCTTTCATGGTGTTACCTCCGTTTTTTTATTCCATGAATTACCCGCTAATGTTCGTCAAAAGGTAATCGATGAATGTTTCCGAATCATCAAACCCGGAGGCATTTTTATTATTTGTGATTCTATGCAAATTTCGGATTATCCCGATTTGACACCCCTAATGGAAAACTTTCCTAAAACCTTGCATGAACCCTATTATAATCATTATATTAGGGATGATTTAGTCGAACGTTTGGAAAAGGCAGGATTCCAAAATATTACCACTCAAAACCATTTTGCCAGTAAATATTGGATTGCCCATAAATCGGTTTAA
- a CDS encoding YbjN domain-containing protein produces MTSTEQAPLTTETNDELIEDAMATVKPSDEIEAVLAGLAEDQKVMVATSEAGKVWQFEYGSVEVFVQLTGETDEDTLRVWASVLKFPVKNEDQLMRRLLEMNWLSTLESHFAIVNDQVVVLSSRTLADISASEISRIITIVATVADNNDDQLQAEFGV; encoded by the coding sequence ATGACAAGTACAGAACAAGCCCCGTTAACCACTGAAACGAACGACGAACTGATTGAAGATGCCATGGCGACCGTCAAACCGTCAGACGAAATTGAAGCGGTTCTCGCTGGGTTAGCTGAAGACCAAAAGGTGATGGTAGCAACGTCCGAAGCGGGTAAGGTTTGGCAGTTTGAATATGGGAGTGTCGAAGTGTTTGTCCAACTCACCGGAGAAACCGATGAAGACACCCTCAGAGTTTGGGCCTCTGTACTGAAATTCCCAGTGAAAAACGAAGACCAGTTAATGCGAAGATTATTAGAAATGAACTGGTTATCAACTTTAGAATCCCATTTTGCCATTGTTAATGATCAAGTTGTGGTTTTATCCAGTCGGACATTAGCGGATATTTCTGCGAGTGAAATCTCTCGAATTATTACGATTGTAGCGACGGTTGCTGATAATAACGATGATCAATTACAAGCGGAATTCGGAGTCTAA
- a CDS encoding lipoate--protein ligase family protein: MINYKRNSESKVWRLIPVLKASGHLQMAIDHWLFQQHQQGQHPSTLRFYVWETATISLGYHQKKWPQHWQQLTWENQPLPLVRRPTGGRAVLHQGDLTYGVITSGLPENRKVAYEILCQFLIEGWRSLGIELHYGCGGRGYIHNPNCFATATSTDLVLSDGIKLIGSAQLRGNGTILQHGSIRLTPDAELFRQVFGLEMPTPTLTSVASPDSLIPTVIEALAMAASRCFGVEWVIEPLSDLELETIVQQYSTSWKVSPQVV, encoded by the coding sequence ATGATCAATTACAAGCGGAATTCGGAGTCTAAAGTTTGGCGTTTAATTCCCGTATTGAAGGCATCGGGACATCTGCAAATGGCAATTGACCATTGGTTATTTCAACAACATCAGCAAGGTCAACATCCCTCGACTTTGCGGTTTTATGTGTGGGAAACGGCAACGATTTCTTTAGGCTATCATCAAAAAAAATGGCCGCAACATTGGCAACAATTAACCTGGGAAAATCAACCGTTACCCTTAGTCAGACGTCCAACGGGAGGCAGGGCTGTTTTACATCAGGGAGATTTAACCTATGGGGTGATTACCTCTGGATTGCCCGAAAATCGCAAGGTAGCTTATGAAATATTATGCCAATTTTTAATCGAAGGATGGCGATCGCTCGGCATTGAACTACATTATGGTTGTGGGGGACGAGGATACATTCACAACCCGAACTGTTTCGCCACTGCCACTAGCACCGATTTAGTCTTATCCGATGGCATCAAATTAATTGGGAGCGCTCAACTGAGGGGGAATGGAACCATTTTACAACACGGGTCAATCCGGTTAACCCCCGATGCAGAATTATTTCGTCAAGTATTTGGTTTGGAAATGCCTACACCCACTTTAACCTCAGTCGCTTCACCAGATAGCTTAATTCCAACGGTTATCGAAGCTTTAGCGATGGCGGCTAGTCGTTGTTTTGGGGTGGAATGGGTAATAGAACCCCTTTCGGATCTGGAATTAGAGACAATTGTACAGCAGTATTCAACCTCTTGGAAAGTTAGCCCCCAGGTAGTTTAA